One part of the Phacochoerus africanus isolate WHEZ1 chromosome 7, ROS_Pafr_v1, whole genome shotgun sequence genome encodes these proteins:
- the LOC125131714 gene encoding olfactory receptor 6C68-like produces the protein MGNHTAITTFILLGLTEDPRLQLLLFLFLFLTYILCVTGNLTIITLTLLDPHLKTPMYFFLQNFSLLEISFTTACIPRFLYGISTADRTINYNACFTQLFFTYLFGITEFFLLAAMAYDRYVAICKPLHYMTIMSNTLCKAMVVCCWGATIMIILPPFSLCFHLEFCDSNLIDHFVCDASPLLKISCSDTWLIEQMVIACAVLTFIITLVCVILSYINIIRTILKFPSAQQRKKAFSTCSSHMIVVSISYGSCIFIYIKPSAKEEVNLNKGVALLISSISPVLNPFIYTLRNKQVKQAFQDALKKTAFLLRK, from the coding sequence ATGGGAAACCACACTGCAATAACAACATTCATCCTTCTGGGACTGACAGAAGATCCTCGGCTGCaactcttgcttttcctttttctatttctcacCTACATATTGTGTGTAACCGGAAATCTGACCATCATCACCCTAACCCTGCTGGATCCCCACCTTAAAAcccccatgtattttttcctccaaaatttctCTCTCCTAGAAATCTCATTTACAACTGCTTGTATTCCAAGATTCCTATACGGTATATCAACTGCGGACAGAACAATTAACTATAATGCATGTTTCACTCAATTATTTTTTACATACCTCTTTGGGATAACTGAGTTCTTTCTCCtggcagccatggcatatgatcgctatgtggccatctgtaaaCCCCTGCATTATATGACAATCATGAGCAACACACTCTGCAAAGCAATGGTTGTCTGCTGTTGGGGGGCAACAATTATGATTATCCTCCCTCCATTCAGCTTGTGTTTTCATCTGGAATTCTGTGATTCTAATCTCATTGATCATTTTGTCTGTGATGCATCTCCTCTCCTGAAGATCTCATGCTCAGACACCTGGTTAATTGAGCAGATGGTTATAGCCTGTGCTGTGCTGACCTTCATCATCACCCTTGTATGTGTAATTCTCTCCTACATAAATATCATCAGGACGATTCTAAAATTCCCTTCtgcccaacaaagaaaaaaagccttttctaCCTGTTCTTCCCACATGATTGTCGTTTCCATCAGCTATGGCAGCTGCATCTTCATCTACATCAAACCATCTGCCAAAGAAGAGGTAAATCTCAATAAAGGTGTGGCATTGCTTATTTCCTCCATTTCACCAGTGCTGAATCCTTTTATATATACTCTGAGGAATAAGCAAGTTAAACAAGCCTTTCAGGACGCACTCAAAAAAACtgcatttcttttaagaaagtaa